The Rhodothermales bacterium region TCGCACATGCCTGCCCAGGACACCGCTCTCCGCTTTCTTGATCCCGCTGTGGTGTCGCGTCTCGACAACATGGAGCTGCGAGCACGGCTGATTGTGGAGGGCTTCATGACGGGGCTTCACCGGAGTCCTTATCACGGTTTCTCTGTCGAATTCGCCGAGCATCGTCCCTACAATCCGGGAGATGAACTCCGGCATGTGGACTGGAAGGTTTACGCGAAGACCGATCGTCATTACGTGAAGCAGTACGAGGAGGAAACGAACCTCCGCCACTACATCGTGCTGGACACGTCGACGTCGATGCACTACCGGCGATCGGGTCGCATGAGCAAGCTCGAGTACGGCACATACCTGGCGGCTGCGCTGCACTATCTGATGATGAAACAGCGCGACGCGACAGGCCTGATCGCGTTCGACAACAAGATTCACACCTATCTGCCGCCCCGAAGCACGAGCCGATACATCCGACAGCTCCTGGGCAAGCTGGAGCAGATCCTGTCGTCATCCCCGGGCGAACGAAGTACTGCCGCTGCAACCGCACTTGCGGAGATTGCCGAGCGGATCTATCGGCGCTCCTTCGTGGTCCTCATC contains the following coding sequences:
- a CDS encoding DUF58 domain-containing protein, with amino-acid sequence MPAQDTALRFLDPAVVSRLDNMELRARLIVEGFMTGLHRSPYHGFSVEFAEHRPYNPGDELRHVDWKVYAKTDRHYVKQYEEETNLRHYIVLDTSTSMHYRRSGRMSKLEYGTYLAAALHYLMMKQRDATGLIAFDNKIHTYLPPRSTSRYIRQLLGKLEQILSSSPGERSTAAATALAEIAERIYRRSFVVLITDLFENLDSHDALLKSLRHLRYRGHEVLVFHVLESSSERRFDFPNVPTVFRDMETGEEITLQPAQLRENYRESLKLFSDRFRLRCREYNIDFVEIDTEEPYDTALLAYLNKRRRLT